One window of Triticum dicoccoides isolate Atlit2015 ecotype Zavitan chromosome 5A, WEW_v2.0, whole genome shotgun sequence genomic DNA carries:
- the LOC119303779 gene encoding amino acid transporter ANT1-like has translation MAPEVKVPLLEGRGATPAQTLGNIVVSIVGTGVLGLPYAFRTAGWLAGALGVAGAGVATFYCMLLLLDCRDKLREQETEEDGLGDEQRRHGDGGNYTYGDLGERGFGPIGRYFTEAIIIIGQTGGSVAYLVFIGQNLSSVLPTLSPPAVVLALLLPAEVALSFVRSLSALAPFSILADACTVLAVAVVVKEDVQLLAERGRPFAGRSAFAGLWGVPFACGVAVFCFEGFCLTLALEASMSNRGRFRPVLFQAIVGVTVVYIGFGVCGYLAYGDATRDIVTLNLPDNWSTAAVKVVLCVGLALTFAVMMYPIHEIVEARLLAPGGWVRRRCGGVVQRAALHLSRVAVVAALAAIACFVPAFGDFVAFVGSTVCALLSFVLPALFHLRFVGPTASPWARAVDYFLLLAGLVFAGHGMYTVLAPIYKL, from the exons ATGGCGCCGGAGGTGAAGGTGCCGCTGCTGGAGGGGAGGGGCGCCACGCCCGCGCAGACGCTGGGGAACATCGTCGTGTCCATAGTCGGCACCGGCGTGCTCGGCCTGCCCTACGCCTTCCGCACCGCGGGCTGGCTCGCCGGCGCCCTCGGCGTCGCTGGCGCCGGCGTCGCCACCTTCTACTGCATGCTCCTCCTG CTGGATTGCAGGGACAAGCTGCGGGAGCAAGAAACAGAGGAGGACGGACTCGGAGATGAGCAGCGCCGCCATGGCGATGGCGGCAACTACACCTACGGGGATCTGGGCGAGCGAGGCTTCGGCCCCATCGGCAGGTACTTcacggaggccatcatcatcatcggccagaccggCGGCAGCGTGGCCTACCTCGTCTTCATCGGCCAGAACCTCAGCTCCGTGCTCCCCACGCTCTCGCCGCCCGCCGTAGTCCTGGCACTCCTGCTGCCGGCCGAGGTCGCGCTCTCGTTCGTCCGATCCCTCTCCGCGCTGGCGCCCTTCAGCATCCTCGCCGACGCCTGCACCGTGCTGGCCGTGGCCGTCGTCGTCAAGGAGGACGTCCAGCTCCTGGCCGAGCGCGGGCGGCCGTTCGCCGGCCGGAGCGCGTTCGCGGGCCTCTGGGGCGTGCCGTTCGCGTGCGGCGTCGCCGTGTTCTGCTTCGAGGGGTTCTGCCTCACGCTGGCGCTGGAGGCGTCCATGTCGAACCGGGGCAGGTTCCGGCCGGTGCTCTTCCAGGCCATCGTCGGGGTCACTGTCGTCTACATCGGCTTCGGCGTCTGCGGCTACCTCGCCTACGGCGACGCCACCCGGGACATCGTCACCCTCAACCTCCCGGACAACTGGTCCACCGCCGCCGTGAAGGTGGTGCTGTGCGTGGGGCTGGCGCTGACGTTCGCGGTGATGATGTACCCGATCCACGAGATCGTGGAGGCGCGGCTGCTGGCGCCGGGCGGGTGGGTGCGGAGGCGCTGCGGCGGCGTGGTCCAGCGGGCGGCGCTGCACCTGAGCCgcgtggcggtggtggcggcgctggcCGCGATCGCGTGTTTCGTGCCGGCGTTCGGGGACTTCGTCGCGTTCGTGGGGAGCACGGTGTGCGCGCTGCTCTCCTTCGTGCTGCCGGCGCTCTTCCACCTCCGCTTCGTGGGGCCGACGGCGAGCCCGTGGGCGCGTGCGGTGGACTACTTTTTGTTGCTCGCCGGTCTGGTGTTTGCCGGCCACGGGATGTATACGGTCTTGGCACCCATTTATAAATTATAA
- the LOC119303780 gene encoding uncharacterized protein LOC119303780: MLEKIGLPPKPSMRGATWVLDASNCQGCAAQFSLFTRKHHCQRCGGLFCSSCTQQRMVLRGQGDSPVRICDPCKKLEEAARYELRYGHKNRAGKANTKTASKPEDEILSELLGGDSVHGQLSRRESLGSEVPGRTVSTASASSSGSRKASMDGNGDGSLSTEAQNYELNNNASIFTPEELRQQAVEEKGKYKILKSEGKPEEALRAFKHGKELERQAAALELELRKSRRMATKAPNVSAVVGSQKIENYDDAVTKKAPSGKRVRKEKNDLASELKDLGWSDADLHDETRPTTMSVEGELSQILREVAPKTSEGKKAGGIDKSQVNALKRQALVLKREGKLAEAKEELKKAKILERQLEEQEILGEAEESDDDLAAIIHNMDDDNQDDILYDNSRLPAINFEQILAVSDDLNFDGNFDVTDDDINDPAMAAALKSFGWSEDDDNQMDSHAPVSSLNREAVKEQVLALKREAVSHKKAGNVAEAMSLLKKAKLLEKDLETEQPESEVPFSGQKITHTEDITVTEINTRRVSAPKSKLAIQRELLALKKKALALRREGKVDEAEEELKKGNILEKQLEELESSSNRPVARENMGFSSKSPLNAEPPSLDFADEGYEPEVTDNDMQDPALLSVLKNMGWEDDDNDSVKTTDKPSNRSPVVAQKPKKNKGQIQKELLAIKRKALAFRREGKNTEAEEELEKAKVLEEQLAEIEELANSTASQKGSGPGEHETMENKYDIQHVPNVHATASSIRHALKEDVSLPVNAAEFSSGSKPQSETVTSKPAHKLEVTSDGAYSAFSRSPIADQLQTAEASHSPSDVDHKEPPKAHGDDTLRDDILLHKRKAVAFKREGKLAEAREELKLAKLLEKRLEAPQQDSEDGAHELATAAVQQSNSIQQSASVTTHTNPLTYAPPAQENKSVEPQKAMSSRDRLRIQRESLTHKRNALKLRREGKTAEADAEFELAKSLESQLEESDSQGSNSGGKSEASDAFVEDLIDPQMMSALKSIGWSAADLSTQSPSPQPLVKAEARPTVAATSKAQTEKSQLEEQIKAEKLKALTLKREGKQAEALEALRSAKRLEKKLVSLS; the protein is encoded by the exons ATGTTGGAAAAGATCGGGCTGCCGCCCAAGCCATCGATGCGAGGGGCGACCTGGGTGCTGGATGCCTCCAACTGCCAGGGCTGTGCCGCCCAGTTCTCCTTGTTCACACGGAAG CATCATTGCCAAAGATGTGGAGGCCTCTTCTGCAGCAGTTGCACCCAGCAGAGGATGGTGTTACGTGGACAGGGTGACTCACCTGTTCGAATTTGTGATCCTTGCAAAAAACTCGAGGAAGCAGCACGCTATGAGTTGAGATATGGACACAAAAATAGAGCCGGAAAAG CTAACACAAAAACAGCTTCTAAACCAGAGGATGAAATACTTAGTGAACTTCTTGGAGGTGATAGTGTGCACGGTCAGCTTTCTCGTAGGGAATCTCTGGGTTCTGAGGTTCCTGGGAGAACCGTAAGCACTGCCAGTGCATCCAGTTCTGGTTCCAGAAAAGCCAGTATGGATGGGAAtggtgatggaagcctttccactgAAGCACAAAATTATGAACTCAACAACAATGCATCCATTTTTACTCCGGAAGAACTGCGTCAACAAGCAGTAGAGGAGAAGGGAAAGTACAAAATACTGAAGTCAGAAGGAAAACCTGAGGAAGCACTGCGGGCGTTCAAGCATGGTAAAGAGCTTGAGAGGCAAGCCGCAGCACTTGAATTAGAATTGAGAAAGAGCAGGAGAATGGCGACAAAAGCTCCCAATGTTAGTGCCGTTGTTGGTTCCCAGAAAATTGAGAATTATGATGACGCTGTAACAAAAAAGGCTCCAAGTGGGAAAAGGGTTAGAAAAGAAAAGAATGATCTTGCTTCTGAACTCAAAGATCTAGGCTGGTCAGatgcagatcttcatgatgaaacaAGGCCAACTACTATGAGTGTTGAAGGAGAGCTGTCACAGATTCTTAGAGAAGTAGCACCAAAGACATCAGAGGGCAAGAAAGCTGGTGGTATTGACAAATCCCAGGTTAATGCTCTTAAGAGACAGGCCCTAGTGCTGAAGCGTGAAGGTAAACTTGCCGAAGCAAAGGAAGAGCTGAAGAAGGCTAAAATTTTGGAAAGACAACTGGAAGAACAGGAGATTCTGGGCGAAGCAGAAGAGTCTGATGATGACTTGGCTGCAATTATTCATAACATGGATGATGATAACCAGGATGACATATTATACGACAATTCAAGACTACCTGCTATCAATTTCGAACAAATACTGGCTGTCTCTGATGATCTTAACTTTGATGGGAATTTCGATGTTACAGACGATGACATCAATGACCCAGCTATGGCTGCTGCCCTAAAATCATTTGGTTGGAGTGAAGATGATGACAACCAAATGGACAGCCATGCACCTGTTTCTTCTTTGAATCGAGAGGCAGTAAAGGAACAAGTGCTTGCTCTGAAAAGAGAGGCTGTTTCTCACAAGAAGGCTGGTAATGTTGCAGAGGCCATGTCATTGCTTAAAAAGGCAAAGCTACTTGAGAAGGATTTGGAAACTGAACAGCCAGAGTCGGAGGTCCCTTTTTCAGGACAGAAAATTACACACACTGAAGATATCACAGTCACAGAGATTAACACGCGTCGTGTATCAGCACCAAAAAGTAAGCTTGCAATTCAGAGGGAGCTGCTAGCTCTGAAAAAGAAGGCACTAGCGTTGAGAAGGGAAGGAAAGGTGGATGAGGCCGAGGAAGAGTTGAAGAAAGGCAATATTCTTGAGAAGCAACTCGAAGAGCTTGAAAGCTCTTCCAATAGACCCGTAGCCAGGGAAAACATGGGCTTTAGTTCAAAGTCCCCACTCAATGCTGAACCCCCTAGTCTGGATTTTGCTGATGAAGGCTATGAACCTGAGGTGACAGACAATGACATGCAGGATCCAGCATTGCTGTCTGTGTTGAAAAATATGGGATGGGAAGATGATGATAATGATTCTGTGAAAACAACAGATAAACCATCGAATCGTTCACCTGTAGTTGCTCAGAAGCCAAAGAAGAATAAGGGTCAGATTCAGAAGGAACTGCTTGCTATCAAAAGGAAGGCTCTTGCATTTAGGCGGGAAGGGAAGAACACAGAAGCTGAAGAGGAACTAGAGAAGGCAAAGGTCTTGGAGGAGCAACTGGCAGAGATAGAAGAATTGGCTAACTCAACTGCTTCTCAAAAAGGTTCAGGTCCTGGTGAACATGAGACTATggaaaataaatatgatattcaaCATGTCCCTAATGTTCATGCTACTGCATCTTCAATAAGACATGCATTGAAGGAGGATGTTTCGTTGCCAGTGAATGCAGCTGAATTTAGTTCTGGAAGCAAACCACAAAGTGAAACAGTCACTTCTAAACCTGCTCACAAATTGGAGGTAACTAGTGATGGAGCATACTCGGCTTTCTCCAGGTCACCTATTGCTGATCAGTTGCAAACTGCAGAAGCATCACATTCACCTTCTGATGTTGATCATAAAGAACCTCCAAAGGCACATGGAGACGACACACTCAGAGATGATATCTTACTCCATAAGAGAAAAGCAGTTGCTTTTAAGAGAGAAGGGAAGTTGGCAGAAGCTAGAGAAGAATTGAAACTAGCAAAACTCTTAGAGAAGCGTCTTGAAGCCCCTCAACAAGACAGTGAGGATGGTGCACATGAGTTAGCCACAGCAGCTGTTCAGCAGAGCAATTCGATCCAGCAGTCTGCCAGCGTCACCACTCACACCAATCCGTTGACCTATGCCCCTCCAGCACAGGAAAACAAGTCGGTTGAGCCTCAAAAAGCAATGTCCAGCCGAGACCGTCTCAGAATCCAACGTGAATCCCTCACTCACAAGCGCAACGCCCTGAAgttgaggagagaaggaaagactgCGGAAGCAGATGCGGAATTCGAATTGGCCAAGTCACTAGAGAGCCAACTGGAAGAGTCAGATAGCCAGGGTTCGAACTCTGGAGGAAAGTCTGAAGCAAGTGACGCGTTTGTGGAAGATCTTATTGATCCTCAAATGATGTCTGCCCTGAAATCCATCGGCTGGAGCGCAGCTGACCTGTCCACGCAATCTCCGAGCCCTCAACCTTTGGTGAAAGCAGAGGCAAGGCCAACCGTCGCAGCTACAAGCAAGGCTCAGACAGAGAAAAGCCAGCTCGAGGAACAGATAAAGGCTGAGAAACTGAAGGCCCTCACCTTGAAACGGGAAGGGAAGCAGGCAGAGGCTCTGGAGGCCCTTCGCTCAGCAAAGCGCCTGGAGAAGAAGCTGGTCTCACTTAGCTAA
- the LOC119303781 gene encoding thaumatin-like protein 1b has translation MATRARRALISLLLLLLASATGVASKSFAITNNCEYTVWPGILSSAGSPGMDSTGFALAPGESRTMPVPAGWSGRLWGRTLCSTDPAGKFACVTGDCGSGRQDCAGGGAAPPATLAEFTMDGNDGMDFYDVSLVDGYNLPMLVAPEQGAPAAAGATGGNCAPTGCVVDLNGACPGDLRVSSTTAGAGGVACKSACEAFGTAQYCCSGEYGSPGTCRPSAYSQFFKNACPRAYSYAYDDATSTFTCAGGVSAYAITFCPSTTSVKSAGSSPQAPAGLPLINGTMVYQGGDQFAGAAAAARPSLDLAAVLVGVAALALARPVLQ, from the exons ATGGCGACGCGGGCACGCCGAGctctcatctccctcctcctcctactgCTCGCCTCAGCCACCG GTGTGGCGTCCAAGTCGTTCGCCATCACCAACAACTGCGAGTACACGGTGTGGCCGGGGATCCTCTCCAGCGCGGGCTCCCCGGGGATGGACAGCACCGGCTTCGCGCTCGCCCCGGGGGAGTCGAGGACCATGCCGGTGCCCGCGGGGTGGTCGGGGCGGCTCTGGGGCCGCACGCTCTGCTCCACGGACCCCGCCGGCAAGTTCGCGTGCGTGACCGGCGACTGCGGCTCCGGGCGGCAGGACTGCGCCGGCGGCGGGGCCGCGCCGCCCGCCACGCTGGCGGAGTTCACCATGGACGGCAACGACGGCATGGACTTCTACGACGTGAGCCTGGTGGACGGGTACAACCTGCCGATGCTGGTGGCGCCGGAGCAGGGCGCACCCGCCGCGGCGGGTGCGACGGGCGGCAACTGCGCGCCGACGGGGTGCGTGGTGGACCTGAACGGCGCGTGCCCGGGCGACCTGCGCGTGTCTTCGACGACGGCGGGGGCGGGCGGCGTGGCGTGCAAGAGCGCGTGCGAGGCGTTCGGGACGGCGCAGTACTGCTGCAGCGGCGAGTACGGCAGCCCCGGCACGTGCCGGCCGTCGGCCTACTCGCAGTTCTTCAAGAACGCGTGCCCGCGCGCCTACAGCTACGCCTACGACGACGCCACCTCCACCTTCACCTGCGCCGGCGGCGTCTCCGCCTACGCCATCACCTTCTGCCCCAGCACCACCAG CGTGAAGTCGGCCGGGTCGAGCCCGCAGGCGCCGGCGGGTCTGCCGCTGATCAACGGCACCATGGTGTACCAGGGGGGCGACCAGTTCGCCGGTGCGGCGGCGGCCGCGCGGCCGTCGCTGGACCTCGCCGCCGTCCTCGTCGGCGTGGCGGCGCTCGCGCTCGCGCGCCCCGTGCTGCAGTGA